GATATCTATCCCTAATATGGTAACGTTCATGTTGGACCCTCCTTCTTTTGTTGGATGAATGTTTGAGACTTTTAACAACATCCATCATGCCTTAGCTCAAGACATTTTGAAAGAGGGATGGGTCCATTCCATTAGAGATAGAGGATTCCAAATGGTTCCCTCTCCCTCTGATGGGAGAGGGTTAGGGAGAGGGTGAAAGGTAACCGTGCAGGTTCCCCCTCCCCTTCATCCCCTCCCACGAGGGGAGGGGTTTTAGACCGCGGAGCCTCGTTCTATCTCTGTTTTAGGGTCTTACCCCTTCCTTGACATTCCTGTTCCCTACTGATATAAAATTTAATGGAGTATTTAGTTCCAAAACGAGGAGTTATCACCATGAAGCCCCTAAAAAAGGAAACATATATTGTTGACAAACGCGGCAAGAAAAAAGCCGTTATCATTAATATGACAGAATACAAAAAGCTTCTTGATCGCCTCGAAGATCTCGAAGATGTAAAATATGTCAAAGAACACATCGCTGAGGATTCAATTCCATATGAAACCGTTCGCAAAAAGATTTTTCGCAAAAAGAAATGAATGTATAAAATCCTTGTCAAAAAGTCGGTCGAGAAACAACTGACCAAAATCCCCAAAAAGGATTTAACACGCATAGATAAAATCATTTTAAGTCTTACCTCAAACCCTTTCCCCCAACAAATTAAGCAGCTTCATACCAAACCCAAAACTTTCCGAATTAGACAAGGAGATTATCGCATCCTTTATACCGTTGATGATCTTCGGAAAGAAGTCACCATCTTTGCGATAAAACACCGAAAAGAAGTATATAGGGAATTATGATTTACTATTTCCTTTCCCCCGTAAAGGGGCGTGGCCCTAACAGGGCTTTACGCCCTCCCTCCTCCCATATGTCACTTCGAGTGAAACGAGAAATCTTAGGGTTCTTCTCTTCCCGTCATTCTCGCAATCCTTCAGCGGGAATCCATGAATTTTCTTCCCTTCGTCTCCCCTTCACCAACTTTAACTTCTGCCTCTACCGGTTTGGTCTCTCTTTTTTCGGTCCCTTTCTCATCCTCACTCTTTTCTTCCTCCGTTTCAGAAGGCCCCTCAATCGCCTTCGCGGATGCCGATGCCACAAACTGTGCTTTGCCCAGAACATCCACCGCTTCCAGCTTATAGGAATAATCCACGCCGGGTATTACACCCGTATCCGCATATTCAAATTTCAGCGGTTTGTCAGATTGCTCCATATCAAAAGAAGGCAAAAGGTAATCGGTAATTTGTATAAAACTGTCTTTCTCCCCTCTTTTACTCCTCCAGAGGAAATAGCCGTCGTCCATATTCCTTGCAATCCACTTTAATACAACTTTTCTCTCTTTGCCTTTGGCTTTAAACCCTAAACCTTCCTCCCCCTGGATTTCCAATACCACCTCACTTGCAATACGTTCATCATTTCCTAACTCGGCCATTGGTTCAGAACCCACCCGCCAAACCGTTAAACCACTCCCATCCGGCACCAGGATTTGGTAGATAAATCCTTCTTGACCTTCAACCTCCCACGACTTCCCAAATCCAGAAATTTCTAACCCGTGATCTACTGAAGTTGTTGTGGTCCTTCCAGAATTAGAACCTGGTAGGTCGGATGTTGAGGTTTGAGGAGAAATATTCGAAGTTGAATCACTAGACACGGGCGTATTGGAAGCAAAAAGCGGTGTTGCGGAAACCGTGTTATGGACTGTTCTCACTCCCCGGGTATCAATATCTTCTAAATGGTAGTAATAGGTTTCTTCATTATCTACCGATGAATCCACAAAGGTATAGGTAGCCCCGGCCGGAGAAATTCCTTTTGCCGGGATTATGGCAGGATTAATCCTCTCAAACGGCCCATGGGACGATTGGCCTCGGAGAATGTTAAATCCCGAATTGTCAATCTCTGATCCCGTGGTCCACTCAATAAGATTTCCACTCCCAAATGGATGGACCCGTAAATTAATAAGTCTAATCGCGGTGGTTATTATTAATTCTTTGTTTCCAAAATCCTCATCCTTAAAAATTGAAGGGGTGGAAACGATGTGATGATAAGACCCACCCGAAGGAAAGGTCTGGGACCAACCAGGTTTTACCTCTTCAAAAATATCATATTCCCCGCAAGGCAACTCATCAAATTGGTAAAATCCATTCATATCGGTTATTTCATAATCTGAAA
Above is a genomic segment from Nitrospiria bacterium containing:
- a CDS encoding type II toxin-antitoxin system RelE/ParE family toxin gives rise to the protein MYKILVKKSVEKQLTKIPKKDLTRIDKIILSLTSNPFPQQIKQLHTKPKTFRIRQGDYRILYTVDDLRKEVTIFAIKHRKEVYREL